A section of the Acropora muricata isolate sample 2 chromosome 4, ASM3666990v1, whole genome shotgun sequence genome encodes:
- the LOC136912913 gene encoding RNA-binding region-containing protein 3-like isoform X2, with amino-acid sequence MEWKSGVCLQDFAVMQIAGINIYTSDVDSSGFCRSLTLGIKRDAAFAEFSTQAEAGQALSQLHQVEVLGSRLIVEYAKPYHEHLAARQCSRVSPQTELDDDNARNEKETKKLDSEQNSKEKVKSSVQGLAPGLGINYSANPGLSYLYPPANPTILTNIAHTLACVPRFYIQVLHLMNKMNLPAPFGQKTPTPPMLNDSTGGPQVAGVSSEEDKFMSSEESEIESDEEEREKRAKERAENMQRMSSAKPGASSKKRHKVLLHPAQPPSKKARSTSSGKHTTVDNAFEHPSGQPKKIEFKFTEAITNIFDSGEYEPVAASDISEPEGFGRFAPPPEAADDNEEEEGELISEENDEFISSAELRRNRISSREMSEMSAFKNYTAGEPTCRLYIKNLAKHVDEKDLKFIFGRYVDHNIEDEKDRFDVRLMKEGRMKGQAFITLPSEEKAKKAVRDAHGYILHNKPMVIQFARSAKAKD; translated from the exons AGAGATGCTGCCTTTGCGGAATTTTCCACTCAAGCAGAAGCAGGGCAG GCTTTGTCCCAGCTGCATCAGGTAGAAGTCCTGGGCAGCAGATTAATAGTTGAGTATGCCAAACCATATCATGAGCATCTTGCAGCTCGGCAGTGTAGCAG AGTTTCCCCTCAAACAGAACTTGATGATGACAATGCCAGgaatgaaaaggaaacaaaaaagctGGATTCAGAGcaaaacagcaaagaaaaagtgaaatcCAGTGTACAAGGACTTGCACCAGGTCTAGG gatAAACTACAGTGCTAATCCGGGCTTGTCTTATTTATATCCTCCTGCAAATCCTACAATCCTCACTAACATTGCTCACACATTGGCTTGCGTTCCAAGATTCTACATTCAG gtTTTGCATTTGATGAATAAAATGAATCTTCCAGCTCCATTTGGTCAGAAGACCCCCACTCCACCGATG CTTAACGATTCAACTGGAGGTCCTCAGGTTGCAGGAGTCTCATCAGAAGAAGATAAATTCATGTCCAGTGAAGAGTCTGAAATTGAAAGTGAtgaggaagaaagagaaaaaag GGCGAAAGAAAGGGCCGAAAACATGCAGCGAATGTCATCTGCAAAACCAGGAGCAAGTTCTAAAAAACGACACAAAGTGCTGCTTCATCCAGCACAGCCGCCTTCTAAAAAGGCTCGATCAACCTCTTCAGGAAAACATACGACCGTTGATAATGCATTTGAACATCCTTCTGGTCAACCCAAGAAGATCGAATTCAAATTCACTGAAGCAATTACTAATATATTTGATTCTGGAGAATATGAACCTGTCGCAG CTTCTGACATTTCGGAGCCAGAAGGCTTCGGTCGATTTGCTCCTCCCCCTGAAGCAGCGGATGATAATGAAGAAGAGGAAGGGGAATTGATTTCTGAAGAAAACGATGAGTTCATATCGTCGGCAGAGCTACGGAGGAACAGAATCAGTAGCAGAG AAATGTCTGAGATGTCTGCTTTCAAGAATTATACTGCAGGGGAACCCACGTGCAGATTGTACATAAAGAACCTGGCCAAGCATGTTGATGAAAAG GATCTCAAGTTCATATTTGGTCGGTATGTAGATCATAACATCGAGGATGAAAAGGATAG ATTTGACGTTCGGCTGATGAAAGAAGGACGCATGAAGGGCCAAGCATTCATTACATTACCAAGTGAAGAGAAAGCTAAGAAAGCAGTGAGAGACGCTCATGGCTACATCCTTCATAACAAACCCATGGTCATA CAATTTGCAAGATCAGCAAAAGCGAAAGACTAG
- the LOC136912913 gene encoding RNA-binding region-containing protein 3-like isoform X1 gives MADSVCTKLLVRHLPFQLNVNDKTEFLKHFGAKDVVCMERRGKMRDAAFAEFSTQAEAGQALSQLHQVEVLGSRLIVEYAKPYHEHLAARQCSRVSPQTELDDDNARNEKETKKLDSEQNSKEKVKSSVQGLAPGLGINYSANPGLSYLYPPANPTILTNIAHTLACVPRFYIQVLHLMNKMNLPAPFGQKTPTPPMLNDSTGGPQVAGVSSEEDKFMSSEESEIESDEEEREKRAKERAENMQRMSSAKPGASSKKRHKVLLHPAQPPSKKARSTSSGKHTTVDNAFEHPSGQPKKIEFKFTEAITNIFDSGEYEPVAASDISEPEGFGRFAPPPEAADDNEEEEGELISEENDEFISSAELRRNRISSREMSEMSAFKNYTAGEPTCRLYIKNLAKHVDEKDLKFIFGRYVDHNIEDEKDRFDVRLMKEGRMKGQAFITLPSEEKAKKAVRDAHGYILHNKPMVIQFARSAKAKD, from the exons ATGGCTGACAGCGTGTGTACCAAGTTGTTGGTTAGACATTTGCCCTTTCAGTTAAATGTCAACGATAAGACCGagtttttaaaacattttggaGCGAAAGATGTCGTATGTATGGAAAGAAGGGGGAAAATG AGAGATGCTGCCTTTGCGGAATTTTCCACTCAAGCAGAAGCAGGGCAG GCTTTGTCCCAGCTGCATCAGGTAGAAGTCCTGGGCAGCAGATTAATAGTTGAGTATGCCAAACCATATCATGAGCATCTTGCAGCTCGGCAGTGTAGCAG AGTTTCCCCTCAAACAGAACTTGATGATGACAATGCCAGgaatgaaaaggaaacaaaaaagctGGATTCAGAGcaaaacagcaaagaaaaagtgaaatcCAGTGTACAAGGACTTGCACCAGGTCTAGG gatAAACTACAGTGCTAATCCGGGCTTGTCTTATTTATATCCTCCTGCAAATCCTACAATCCTCACTAACATTGCTCACACATTGGCTTGCGTTCCAAGATTCTACATTCAG gtTTTGCATTTGATGAATAAAATGAATCTTCCAGCTCCATTTGGTCAGAAGACCCCCACTCCACCGATG CTTAACGATTCAACTGGAGGTCCTCAGGTTGCAGGAGTCTCATCAGAAGAAGATAAATTCATGTCCAGTGAAGAGTCTGAAATTGAAAGTGAtgaggaagaaagagaaaaaag GGCGAAAGAAAGGGCCGAAAACATGCAGCGAATGTCATCTGCAAAACCAGGAGCAAGTTCTAAAAAACGACACAAAGTGCTGCTTCATCCAGCACAGCCGCCTTCTAAAAAGGCTCGATCAACCTCTTCAGGAAAACATACGACCGTTGATAATGCATTTGAACATCCTTCTGGTCAACCCAAGAAGATCGAATTCAAATTCACTGAAGCAATTACTAATATATTTGATTCTGGAGAATATGAACCTGTCGCAG CTTCTGACATTTCGGAGCCAGAAGGCTTCGGTCGATTTGCTCCTCCCCCTGAAGCAGCGGATGATAATGAAGAAGAGGAAGGGGAATTGATTTCTGAAGAAAACGATGAGTTCATATCGTCGGCAGAGCTACGGAGGAACAGAATCAGTAGCAGAG AAATGTCTGAGATGTCTGCTTTCAAGAATTATACTGCAGGGGAACCCACGTGCAGATTGTACATAAAGAACCTGGCCAAGCATGTTGATGAAAAG GATCTCAAGTTCATATTTGGTCGGTATGTAGATCATAACATCGAGGATGAAAAGGATAG ATTTGACGTTCGGCTGATGAAAGAAGGACGCATGAAGGGCCAAGCATTCATTACATTACCAAGTGAAGAGAAAGCTAAGAAAGCAGTGAGAGACGCTCATGGCTACATCCTTCATAACAAACCCATGGTCATA CAATTTGCAAGATCAGCAAAAGCGAAAGACTAG